Below is a window of Virgibacillus sp. NKC19-3 DNA.
GGAAATGGATGTTGAAGTAGCACTTCGTCTGGAAGGTGAAGCACAAGGTTCAAAAGACGGTGGTGTATTGCAGCAGCCGTTATATGAACTGCAGGTTCGTGCAAAACCAAGAGATATTCCTGAAGAAATCACAGTAAACATTGAATCAATGGGAGTTGGTGACAGTATAACTATTGCTGATCTACCAAAAGCAGCAAAATATGAGTTTCTTGAAGACGAAGATACAACAATAGCCACCATACTAACACCGGACACATTGGATGATATAGAAGAATCATCAGATGAAAATGCTGAACCGGAATTAGTTGATGGCGAAGACGACGAAGAGAAATAAATCATAACAATTGCAAGCCCCTCCTTTGATCATTTAGGAGGGATTGTTATATGCTTACACATTAGGAAAGCATAAACATTTAAAGTTCCAAGTATAAGAAAAACATACCCCATTCGCTAAAGGATAAGCGAATGAGCGTTTTTCTAATAAAAAGGAAGAAATAAAATGAAGTGTATTGTTGGGTTAGGAAATCCAGGAAAAAAATTTAAAGATACCCGTCATAATGTTGGATTTATGGTCATAGAAGAGTTATTAAAGCGGCATCAATGGAAGTTAAATAAGAAGAAATTTAATGGTA
It encodes the following:
- a CDS encoding 50S ribosomal protein L25/general stress protein Ctc — its product is MARLQAKKRDDLTKSATKEIRNNDRVPAVVYGKGKDPKSISVNSIELVKTVRDEGRNTIISLDIENDNDKAVDVMLHDYQMDPLKDDLLHADFYIVNMEQEMDVEVALRLEGEAQGSKDGGVLQQPLYELQVRAKPRDIPEEITVNIESMGVGDSITIADLPKAAKYEFLEDEDTTIATILTPDTLDDIEESSDENAEPELVDGEDDEEK